One Spinacia oleracea cultivar Varoflay chromosome 4, BTI_SOV_V1, whole genome shotgun sequence DNA segment encodes these proteins:
- the LOC110799112 gene encoding germin-like protein subfamily 3 member 2 — protein MGFPFVFLLVLSIQYNAYFISGSDPDPIEDFCISGTKPGYPSCMNTNATVEDFVFTGIKVAGNLTNSGFSSKPVNGNVFPGLNTLGLSMVRADFGVGGVNVPHYHPRATEVAYVLEGSIYSGFVDSQGRIFAKVIEKGEVMVFPRGMLHFQMNVGESDAAILGSFDSQNPGLMRIPSTVFGSDIKEELLQKAFGLSSRDLRKLKNKLSSS, from the coding sequence ATGGGTTTTCCATTTGTATTTCTGTTAGTCCTATCCATCCAATATAATGCGTATTTTATCAGCGGTTCTGACCCTGATCCAATCGAAGACTTCTGCATATCAGGAACAAAACCGGGTTATCCGAGTTGCATGAACACGAATGCAACAGTTGAAGACTTTGTATTCACAGGAATAAAGGTGGCAGGAAACTTGACAAACAGCGGGTTCAGTTCGAAACCTGTAAATGGAAATGTCTTTCCTGGGCTAAACACGTTAGGATTGTCGATGGTTAGAGCTGATTTTGGTGTAGGTGGTGTTAATGTTCCACATTACCATCCTAGAGCTACAGAAGTTGCTTATGTACTGGAGGGAAGTATTTATTCTGGATTTGTTGATAGTCAGGGAAGAATATTTGCTAAGGTGATTGAGAAAGGTGAGGTAATGGTGTTTCCTAGGGGAATGTTGCATTTCCAGATGAATGTTGGTGAGTCTGATGCAGCTATTTTGGGAAGTTTCGACAGCCAGAATCCCGGCTTGATGAGAATCCCATCTACTGTTTTTGGGTCTGATATCAAAGAAGAGCTTCTACAAAAGGCTTTTGGTTTGAGTTCAAGAGATCTTCGCAAGTTGAAAAACAAGTTGAGCTCATCCTaa